The genomic stretch tacccgttatcaagaccactatagtaaaggaaaagagttgattctttattcgaatcccgtcccgaccagaaatgctctgtgggacatcacgtagctcagtcattaggcgcagatagggaaagcaggaaaacaatggacgggaaaaagcgctccaaggtgtaataaagttcaaaacaaaagctataatccatcgaataactttactgagagattttagcagggtaaaacacatgacggacacttttacgatcaaccggaaacatagcaacgcacctcctttacggcagctgtcgcaacgttcttaaaacaactgcagcacatacatatatatacaacatatctcccttttttaacttttgtttttctttccttgtaaacaaaacaaaatcacactgtagatgtgttgtcggtctaattataaataatgcagacgaggcgtgttggctgagttcttgacgtttactttcacagcgtggcaacatgcaacacttttcggggctaccgcgcatgctcgtaactcccgttgcatgctgggtagtgtagttgttatattctctagctcataacatttttcccccataaagaaataatgttaactcaataaagtgtatttctttttttagctttaagttttcatttattagcattgtaaccacatttgcaaagaacttttctcttcatagaattttctttcaataaagaaataaagtgcaaaaatgtcaaagcatcataacaaacagttatgtcaaatagcagcagaagtgcactttttggagagctgtattattttcagttttgtgcccaagggactgattttatttaacactatattattatttatacacctatagtgatcacagagacagcttgtttttgtgttactgtatatatttgtttttatgaaaaatcccacttaatatactttgggtaacaacagtcaatatttattttttttattttttatttttaggtgggtaacagtcaatatttatttatttattagattttatttttttattatgtaataaaagtgagcttttgttaaaccaaatattgtgtgtttttttccatatacaacaacctatctggactcgataagagaatcgataaggaatcggttcgataagaggattcgataataggctcgaactcgataattccttatcaaacatcacccCTAGTTAGCAGTGTTAGCTCAatgtgttgtgtagctagcttagccttctactgtaagacatTAGCATCACCGTCCTTCAGCAAAATAATTGGATGTTTccatattgattttttttcaccCCACTGCTAGTTTGTAGTATCCTAATGTCCACCCAAACAGATGTTTTCTATTTTCTGTGATTTAGCTTCACTTGTCTGAGTCTAATccaagtcatgtaaacattgatccatcattctggcaaggcactaaacTGAATGtccatgaaacactacacacacatacagtacatagaagaaagtgtgtcaaGTGtctttgtgttgtttgtgtcccACAGACGTCCAGCAGGCAATTTGTGATCGAGAAGAACTTCCCTCTCAGTTAGGGGCGAGCTCCGGtctgaagcaggagactccacagccaccccacattaaaaaggaagaggaggaactctgcatcactcaggagggagagtgtcttctaggacgagaggaagctgattacaccaagtttccactgagtattttctctgtgaagactgaagatgacgaagagaaaccacaagtagacaacctcttagctccactatcagatagtgaggctgaagacgagattGAAGtcactttgagcagcgatacagactgtgaaggtgatatgaggactcacactgacaacaaacactctgaatgctctaaaaaaaaaaaaagtaaaacttgtttgagctgctcagtttgtgctaaaaacTTTACCAAAAACAGCCAATTAATTTATCAcacgagaacgcacacaggagaaaaaccatacaaatgttcagtttgtggtaaacgtGTTACCAGAAAGAgccatttgactgaacacatgagaacacacacaggagaaaaaccatatcGTTGTTtaatttgtggtaaaagcttttctcaaaagagcGGTTTGACTccacacatgagaaaacacacagaagaaaaaccatttaatgGCTCAGTTTACTCAGGAGAAAAAGCATATAATTGTTCGGTGTGCAGTCGAAATTTTTCTCTGAAGAATTCTTTGCTTCagcacatgagaaaacacacaagagaaaaaacatttagttgttcagtttgttgcAAGAGTTTTCCTTTAAAGAGGCGTTTGACTGAACACCTGAgaatacacaccggagaaaaaccttttacttgttcagtttgtggtagaaGCTTTTCTCAAATGGGCAGTTTGACTAAACATATGAGAACTCACacgagagaaaaaacatttaactgtTCAGTTTGTGACAAAAGCTTTTGTCAAAGCAGcaatttgactaaacacatgaaaAAACACgcgggagaaaaaacatttagttgttcagtctgCGGCAAAAGATTCCACAGTAATGTGGATGCACTAAAACACACGACAACACACGAGGGAAAATAACCAATCAGCTGTTTAGTTtctggtatgttgctcatatgtggcgaCATCCGCACAAACCCAGGATCTCCTCAAATAAgttcactgcttctttcacaaatatttgaGGTATTTGTATACAAATTGGGATTATCTGGAGCCTAAATGCATATCCTCATGACCCCATGTCATCTGTGTAATATTAGGACAATGCCATAAATAAATGTAGTCACCAAGAAGCCAGCCATCACACACAATGCCAGCTTGTAGTCTGTTCCCAACCATGCTGTTACTTACAATGTGAGAATCATGTGTTGAAGCAGGACACATCACTACGATGTTGTTCATTGCATTTGCACATCACTTATGATCTCTACACTGATCCTATTAAATATGTTTCTTGTTGACATTTACATAATCAGCATGTGATGGTGCTCTTATAGCAGCTgcgtcaaagtggttttcattgagggccacatggcagttatggctgccatcagagggccgtttgtaacagtgaataatgtgtgAATtttcctctggatttcattattaattatatacactaccgttcaaaagtatggggtcacccaaacaattttgtggaatagtcttcatttctaagaacaagaatagactgtcgagtttcagataaaagttctctttttctggccattttgagcgtttaattgaccccacaaatgtgatgctccagaaactcaatctgctcaaaggaaggtcagttttgtagcttctgtaacgagctaaactgttttcagatgtgtgaacatgattgcacaagggttttctaatcatcaattagccttctgagccaatgagcaaacacattgtaccattaaaacactggtgtgatagttgctggaaatgggcctctatacacctatgtagatattgcaccaaaaaccagacatttacagctagaatagtcatttaccacattagcaatgtatagagtgtacttctttaaagttaagactagttaaaagttatcttcattgaaaaataaggacattttaatgcgaccccaaacttttgaacggtagtgtaaattgtTCTAAGTGTACTGTGGATTTTTCAgtcaaaactttacatttacaacattttactgtaaaagatcatttgtttgtttttttcacaacattttacggtaaatggaaaaacaggagTACTGTTTTttggttttgctttttttttttttttacaggaaaaagctggcagcttatttgccagaatttttgtgttaaatttacaacatgatattgttcatggaaaaacagtacatgttattttttttattctggcaacttagctgccagtttttctaccgtaaaaacgaatgtatcgtttttccattgacagtaatacaccgttaaaaa from Entelurus aequoreus isolate RoL-2023_Sb linkage group LG17, RoL_Eaeq_v1.1, whole genome shotgun sequence encodes the following:
- the LOC133631863 gene encoding gastrula zinc finger protein XlCGF8.2DB-like; translated protein: MNVQQAICDREELPSQLGASSGLKQETPQPPHIKKEEEELCITQEGECLLGREEADYTKFPLSIFSVKTEDDEEKPQVDNLLAPLSDSEAEDEIEVTLSSDTDCEGDMRTHTDNKHSECSKKKKSKTCLSCSVCAKNFTKNSQLIYHTRTHTGEKPYKCSVCGKRVTRKSHLTEHMRTHTGEKPYRCLICGKSFSQKSGLTPHMRKHTEEKPFNGSVYSGEKAYNCSVCSRNFSLKNSLLQHMRKHTREKTFSCSVCCKSFPLKRRLTEHLRIHTGEKPFTCSVCGRSFSQMGSLTKHMRTHTREKTFNCSVCDKSFCQSSNLTKHMKKHAGEKTFSCSVCGKRFHSNVDALKHTTTHEGK